From a single Verrucomicrobiota bacterium genomic region:
- a CDS encoding DUF559 domain-containing protein encodes MSFTESNTVEQMILDTVAFSGGESVTPMRETLPGWGKSLGDQLQPLNWDYLPATEIPRQPGDVMVESWVRDALIRLNPEIKAQPDRADEVIYNLRAILLSVQADGIVRANENFMAWLRGEKTMPFGPRGEHVPIRLMDAAQPTRNRLTVTNQFTFCAGHALSPDPSPSGRGVDEGRGEGRSGGVRFDIVFLVNGIPIVIGEAKTPTRSAVTWFDGAFQVNEIYERQVPAMFVPNVFSFATEGKLFRYGSIRMPIEMWGPWRPPVPPLPLGEGPGVRGSAAVPEEGTIGHVRCTVASLLQPGVVLDILQNFTLFATDKKHRRIKIICRYQQYFTTNQIVERVVQGYPKKGLIWHFQGSGKSLLMVFAAQKLRMHPELGNPTVMIVVDRIDLDTQITATFNAADVPNMVGVESREELQALLKQDVRKVLITTIHKFGGSQLQPPSPPSPLPVGEGPGARVRSLGEGGKSVNYRGGFEFSGLVERARELRQKQTLAEDVFWELVRNKQLCDAKFRRQHQIGDYLVDFYCHEARLVVEFDGPVHEKRKQKDAKRDAYLRSLGNTVLRFKNEELETNPLNVLEIVVAHLLPSTSGRGAGGEGSLTGASSPTGAWCARSNIIVMVDEAHRTQEGNLGRRMREALPNAFLFGLTGTPINRADKNTFWAFGADEDEKGYMSRYSFQESIRDKATLPLHFEAPEVKLKIDKAAIDQAYKAITGELSEQDRDDLAKRAAKMAVLVKNPERVRAVVNHIVKHFQSKVEPNGFKAQVVTFDRECCVLYKAVMDELIGPEASAIVMTTAQGDPPEWKVHSRDKDAEEKLLDRFRSPADPLQFVIVTSKLLTGFDAPILQVMYLDKPMKDHNLLQAICRTNRTFGQEKTHGLIVDYIGIFDDVARALNFDEKAVQQVVSNIEELRKALPLQVQKCLAFFPHVDRTIGGYEGLMAAQQCLPNNEVRDKFAAHYSVLGTIWEALSPDPCLSPYEADYRWLTQVYESVKPPSGNGKLLWHALGAKTVDLINQNVHVESVRADVETLVMDAQVLDDILKDTDPAKRGREIEISLIARLKKHHGNPKFTELGERLEKIRERHEQGFSTSLQFLKEILQAAKDVLEAEKQIDPVEERDRAKEALTELFKDAKSKNTHIIVERIVADIDDIVKKVRFPDWQHTTQGERLVQKELRRTLFKYKLHTDQELFDKAYDYIRQYY; translated from the coding sequence ATGAGCTTCACCGAATCCAACACCGTCGAGCAGATGATCCTGGACACCGTCGCTTTCAGCGGCGGCGAATCAGTCACGCCCATGCGGGAAACGTTACCTGGTTGGGGCAAGTCCTTGGGGGACCAGTTGCAGCCCCTGAATTGGGATTACCTGCCCGCCACGGAAATCCCGCGCCAACCCGGCGACGTGATGGTCGAATCCTGGGTCCGCGATGCCCTCATCCGACTAAACCCGGAAATTAAGGCGCAGCCCGACCGCGCCGACGAGGTCATTTACAATCTCCGGGCCATCCTGCTCTCCGTGCAGGCGGATGGGATCGTTCGTGCCAATGAAAATTTCATGGCGTGGCTGCGCGGTGAGAAAACCATGCCCTTTGGCCCCCGTGGCGAGCATGTCCCCATCCGCCTCATGGATGCCGCCCAGCCCACCCGCAACCGACTCACCGTCACTAATCAATTTACGTTTTGCGCTGGGCACGCCCTCTCCCCCGACCCCTCTCCCAGTGGGAGAGGGGTGGACGAAGGCCGGGGTGAGGGTCGAAGCGGCGGAGTCCGCTTCGATATCGTTTTCCTGGTTAACGGTATTCCCATCGTCATTGGCGAAGCCAAGACGCCCACACGCAGTGCGGTCACCTGGTTCGATGGTGCGTTCCAAGTGAACGAGATTTACGAACGGCAAGTCCCAGCCATGTTCGTGCCCAACGTCTTTTCCTTCGCCACCGAGGGTAAACTCTTCCGCTACGGTTCCATCCGCATGCCCATCGAAATGTGGGGCCCTTGGCGTCCGCCCGTTCCCCCTCTCCCGCTGGGAGAGGGGCCAGGGGTGAGGGGCTCAGCGGCGGTGCCAGAAGAGGGAACCATTGGCCACGTGCGTTGCACCGTCGCGAGCCTGCTCCAGCCCGGTGTGGTACTCGATATCCTTCAAAATTTCACCCTGTTCGCCACGGACAAGAAACATCGCCGCATCAAGATCATCTGCCGTTACCAGCAGTATTTCACTACCAACCAGATCGTGGAACGTGTGGTGCAGGGCTATCCCAAGAAAGGTCTCATCTGGCATTTCCAGGGCAGCGGCAAATCCCTCCTTATGGTCTTTGCCGCCCAAAAGCTCCGGATGCACCCCGAGCTGGGCAACCCCACGGTCATGATTGTGGTGGATCGCATTGACCTCGACACCCAGATCACCGCCACGTTCAACGCCGCCGATGTGCCGAATATGGTTGGAGTTGAGAGCCGGGAGGAATTGCAGGCGCTCTTAAAGCAAGACGTACGCAAGGTGTTGATAACGACCATCCATAAATTCGGTGGCTCTCAACTACAACCACCCTCACCCCCGTCCCCTCTCCCAGTGGGAGAGGGGCCAGGGGCGAGGGTGCGCAGCTTAGGAGAGGGGGGAAAGTCAGTGAACTATCGTGGTGGTTTTGAATTCTCTGGATTAGTAGAGCGAGCGAGGGAACTGCGTCAAAAGCAGACACTTGCAGAGGATGTTTTCTGGGAATTGGTGCGGAATAAACAACTATGCGACGCTAAATTCCGGCGGCAGCATCAGATTGGGGATTACCTGGTAGATTTCTACTGCCATGAGGCAAGGCTGGTTGTTGAGTTCGACGGCCCTGTTCACGAGAAGCGCAAGCAAAAGGATGCCAAGCGGGACGCGTATCTGCGCAGTCTCGGCAACACCGTGCTGCGGTTTAAGAACGAAGAGCTTGAGACTAATCCGCTAAACGTGCTGGAAATCGTCGTCGCGCATCTTCTCCCCTCTACCTCTGGGAGAGGGGCTGGGGGTGAGGGTTCGCTGACCGGTGCTAGTTCGCCGACCGGTGCGTGGTGCGCTCGATCAAATATTATCGTGATGGTTGATGAAGCACACCGGACTCAGGAGGGTAATTTAGGTCGGCGAATGCGTGAAGCCTTGCCGAATGCCTTCCTCTTCGGCCTCACCGGCACGCCCATCAACCGGGCCGATAAAAACACCTTCTGGGCCTTCGGCGCGGATGAGGATGAGAAAGGCTACATGAGCCGCTACTCATTTCAGGAGTCCATCCGGGATAAGGCCACCCTGCCTCTCCATTTCGAAGCCCCCGAGGTAAAGTTGAAGATAGATAAAGCCGCCATAGACCAAGCCTACAAAGCCATCACGGGCGAACTGAGCGAGCAGGATCGCGATGATTTGGCCAAACGCGCCGCCAAAATGGCCGTGCTGGTGAAAAACCCGGAGCGCGTCCGTGCCGTGGTCAATCACATCGTCAAGCATTTCCAATCCAAAGTCGAACCCAACGGATTCAAAGCCCAGGTTGTCACCTTTGACCGCGAATGTTGTGTCCTCTACAAAGCCGTCATGGACGAACTGATTGGCCCCGAGGCCAGCGCCATTGTAATGACCACCGCGCAGGGCGATCCCCCGGAATGGAAAGTCCACAGTCGCGACAAGGATGCCGAGGAAAAGTTGCTCGACCGGTTCCGTTCCCCAGCCGACCCGCTCCAGTTCGTCATTGTCACCAGCAAGCTGCTGACCGGTTTCGACGCGCCCATTCTCCAGGTGATGTACCTCGATAAGCCGATGAAGGACCATAACCTGCTCCAGGCCATCTGCCGGACCAACCGCACTTTCGGCCAGGAGAAGACCCATGGCCTGATTGTGGATTACATCGGCATCTTTGATGATGTGGCCCGCGCCCTGAACTTTGATGAAAAAGCCGTGCAGCAGGTCGTGAGCAACATTGAAGAGTTGCGCAAGGCGCTGCCGCTCCAAGTGCAAAAGTGCCTCGCCTTTTTCCCCCATGTGGACCGCACCATCGGCGGTTACGAGGGCCTCATGGCTGCGCAGCAATGCCTGCCCAATAACGAGGTGCGCGACAAGTTTGCCGCCCACTACTCCGTTCTTGGCACCATCTGGGAAGCCCTCTCGCCTGATCCCTGCCTCAGCCCGTATGAGGCCGATTACCGTTGGCTCACCCAGGTGTACGAGTCCGTCAAGCCACCCAGCGGCAACGGTAAACTCCTCTGGCACGCCTTGGGTGCCAAGACCGTAGACCTCATCAACCAGAACGTTCATGTTGAATCCGTCCGGGCCGACGTGGAAACCCTGGTGATGGACGCACAGGTCCTGGATGATATCCTGAAGGATACCGATCCCGCCAAGCGCGGCCGGGAAATTGAGATTTCCCTGATCGCTCGCCTAAAGAAGCACCATGGCAATCCCAAGTTCACCGAGTTAGGCGAGCGGTTAGAGAAAATCAGAGAAAGGCATGAGCAGGGTTTTTCGACAAGTCTCCAATTCCTGAAAGAAATCCTCCAAGCCGCCAAGGATGTTCTCGAAGCGGAAAAACAAATTGATCCAGTTGAAGAACGTGACCGTGCCAAGGAAGCCCTGACCGAACTCTTCAAAGATGCCAAAAGCAAAAATACCCATATTATCGTGGAGCGCATCGTCGCCGACATTGACGACATCGTGAAAAAAGTCCGTTTCCCAGACTGGCAGCACACCACCCAGGGAGAGCGCCTAGTGCAGAAGGAACTCCGTCGCACCCTGTTCAAATACAAACTCCACACCGACCAGGAGCTGTTCGACAAAGCCTACGACTACATCCGCCAGTATTATTGA